The Lycium ferocissimum isolate CSIRO_LF1 chromosome 1, AGI_CSIRO_Lferr_CH_V1, whole genome shotgun sequence genome includes a region encoding these proteins:
- the LOC132056984 gene encoding LOW QUALITY PROTEIN: patatin-17-like (The sequence of the model RefSeq protein was modified relative to this genomic sequence to represent the inferred CDS: inserted 1 base in 1 codon) encodes MATIRSFLVLLFLVLTTTGTSSPEVGEMVTVLSIDGGGIKGIIPATVLAFLEGQLQELDNDKDARLADYFDVVXGTSTGGILATMITAPNENNRPFSAAKDIVSFYFEHGPKIFPPGAWPPLFAPKYNGEYLHKVLQDKLGQTRLHQALTNVVIPTFDIKKLQPIIFSKSKLANSPHLDAKMSDICYGTSAAPVYLPPHYFVTDDVQGNQYEFNLVDGGVAAGNPALIALSTATKRATEADPKYASIKALNYKQILVLSLGTGTTDDFDKTYTAQEAASWGAVDWKYHNNSSPADEMRSAASSYMNDYYIATMFHALGAQKNYLRIEEKALTGSTTVMDNATEANMKLLVQVGENLLKKPVSKEDPETFEEALKRFAKLLIERKKHHANKASQ; translated from the exons ATGGCAACTATTAGATCTTTTTTAGTTTTACTCTTTTTGGTACTAACAACTACTGGAACATCATCCCCTGAGGTGGGAGAAATGGTGACAGTTCTTAGCATTGATGGAGGTGGCATTAAAGGAATCATTCCTGCTACTGTTCTTGCTTTTCTTGAAGGCCAGCTCCAG gaattGGACAATGATAAAGATGCAAGACTTGCGGATTACTTTGACGTGG AGGGAACAAGTACAGGTGGCATATTGGCCACTATGATAACTGCTCCAAATGAAAATAATCGGCCCTTCTCTGCTGCCAAAGATATTGTATCCTTTTACTTTGAGCATGGCCCGAAGATTTTCCCACCTGG TGCCTGGCCTCCATTATTTGCCCCCAAATATAATGGAGAATATCTTCACAAAGTTCTACAAGATAAGTTGGGACAGACTCGTTTGCATCAGGCTTTAACAAATGTTGTCATTCCGACCTTTGACATCAAGAAGCTTCAGCCAATAATATTCTCCAAGTCAAAG TTGGCAAATTCTCCTCATTTGGATGCTAAGATGTCTGACATATGCTATGGCACGTCCGCAGCTCCAGTTTATTTGCCTCCACATTACTTTGTGACTGATGATGTTCAAGGAAATCAGTATGAGTTCAATCTTGTTGATGGTGGTGTGGCTGCTGGTAATCCG GCCTTAATTGCCCTTAGCACAGCAACCAAACGTGCAACAGAAGCGGATCCAAAATACGCCTCTATCAAGGCACTGAACTACAAACAGATTTTGGTGCTCTCATTAGGCACTGGCACTACTGACGATTTTGATAAGACATACACTGCACAAGAGGCAGCTAGCTGGGGTGCTGTTGATTGGAAATATCATAATAATTCCAGCCCTGCAGATGAAATGAGATCTGCAGCAAGTTCTTACATGAATGATTATTACATTGCTACTATGTTTCACGCTCTTGGTGCTCAAAAGAATTACCTCAGGATTGAG GAAAAAGCGTTAACAGGCTCAACTACCGTAATGGATAATGCTACAGAGGCTAATATGAAATTACTGGTACAAGTTGGTGAAAACTTGTTGAAGAAACCAGTCTCCAAAGAGGATCCTGAAACCTTTGAAGAAGCTCTAAAGAG GTTTGCAAAGTTGCTCATAGAAAGGAAGAAACACCATGCAAACAAAGCGTCTCAATAA